The genomic segment CATGGATTCTCCACTGTTGATGGCTTTGTGGAGATAAGCAACTGCATGGCAGAGATGATTAAATACGTGGCAAATGAACCGTCCGCTGGTCTTTTCTTTATTCAACAGCACACACAAAATGCAGTGCCCAATATCATGAAACTGAAGAAGAATGTTAGTGACAAGAGTCGTGAAACAACTCTGCACACAGAAGATTTGGAGGACTCAGTCACAATGGTGAGATCAATGAAAGACTGTGGATTCCCCATAGCTGACGAGATGATTGTAGACATTAAAAATTCCCTTATAACGATAACTTCAAAGAAACCAAACCGATGGTTAACCCATCGGCCGACATCAAATTTTCAGGCTCAGAGAGCTAACTTTTCTAAACAGAACTCATACAGTCCAAAGGGGCCACAACTTGATTCTATGGGAATGGTAAATTCCAGCGCCGAGAAGCCACAGCTGCACCGTAGCGTGTCATTACCAGATGCATCTGCAAACACTAATGCATTTTCACAAGCAGACAAGAAGCCCCCATCAAGCCAGGTTGGAGATGAATCTCGATCTGAACCAGGTGATATTGGGGAAAAGTTATTGTCAGTATCAGAAAAATATGATGACTTCAAAGCATGTAAACAAGCTAAGCTGGAGGAGTGGCTTGAAGGAACAAGCAACAATGGGGAGAATTCTCTACCAGGTGATGAGAAAAGGCtgagaaataaatgaaaatattcagATACTTGGGAAAATTCTATAGGATCTATCTTTTATATAgcttgtttttcaaaataatgattTAGCCTGTGTATAATGTGTGCTGTATCTAATCAACATTGTTTGAGTACCTAGTATAACACGATTAAAAAAGTTGGTAATGCCGTCAGATGTGCTTTGAATAATGAGACTGGTTGCATAGTCAGTAAGTGAAAGCATTAATTGCATATTTTTCAGTTTCCGATTGTCAACAACTAAGCTATGTTCACTCGTTAACGCTGCATCACCGACTAACGTCGATTGTCAAAACTGCCTAACCCTAAAAGCTTCTCGAAACCCAACAAATTCTCAAAATTATCTCAATATACGAAGATCATTGCGGAAAGTAGAAGAATTGACATTTCAATTTCATAGTGAACATTCAAACCAGTACTCACACTTGATAACATTAAACTTCGAATCATGCAGCTTGAAATAAGTTACCATTCAATCATACAtctcaattttgtaaaattacctcaaccaaataatttaaataaaacctaaacatatttttaatccttaaatatatatatatatatatatatatatatatatatatatatatatattatccttATAAacgttttctttatttttcatgccttcgtaatttaaaattattattttggttcCTACAAAGttgagaaattttatttttgattccTGTAGTGTTCTATTTTAATATCTGTGAAAATTGAAATAACTATCTTTTTATCCCctattttattcaaaacaaataaaaatcttaGTTTAAATATTGCATTCTAACActcaaaatcatcaaaatttatCAGTATGAAATTGACAATACAAATCAATAAGGATATACAAAAATGTCAACCTTTtgataaatgaatattaaattcttgacttaaatattaatttggtttttatttttattgaatttattcaatttaatatatatttaattttaatcaattttgttcaatttttattaagataatttaaataattaatagacCATAAACTGTTTACCACCTGTGTTTTTTTagttgtttctaatttttttaattttaaaaaaacgtCTACAATTATACTGTGTTAGGAATAATGACACGTAGGATTaatgtttcatatttaatttgcttctacattttgttatatttattcaGTCTATTATTTCTATATAGATTAAAAccacatttaatttttatattattgtcagtaatattttattaaattcacatttttattaaatatttttaatttaatgttagagattatttaaaattagaatgacaatttttaaaaattagaagtaATACCAttgatttaaaatgttaaaaagataaaaatcacaTGATTTTTAGAATTTAGaggttaaaaattgaaaaacaccattcttttatataatttttaatctcttaaaattttaaatcaaatatttgaGAGGaatgaaattgttttattttgaaattttaaaaaattgaaattttgaaaagttaaaaagtaaagaataattttattactgtgatttttaaccttttaacatttaaaaccaaataatgttattcctcacttttaatattttcattttaattttaaacctTATTccgaaattaaaaatatttaatataaatataaattttaataaaaatactaatataataattatataaaaattaaacttgaaCACGATTTGAATGAAGACAAAattgtttcttcttttcataaataaaagtaaattaaataaaaataataaatataagaagcaaattaaatataaaacatagaTGTGACACAATCCAGACTTTGACGtacattttttaaacatatgACATACCGCCTTGatacagatttttttttaaattaaaaaaacaaaaaagaaaacaaaaaaatcacatcattccattaattatttaaacaatattaacaaaaaagtatcagattaaacaaaattataaaaattaagaattaaaaaaatatattataactaaattaaataaacttaacaaaaacaatgatcaaattagtatttaaatctaaacttttttataagaattaaaatctaaaaggcattaattatacaataactaaatatttaaatccaaaaaattataaagttataaatcaTCTACTCCCATTCTTTaaaatggataaaattaaaatcatatattagcaaaatttaattatacgtgagaagattaaaaaattaaccaGGTCTACTttctaaatcaaaataaaacatgTGCTTATTACATAATAATCACCAATAACtgttatatgaaataaaaataatattatttaaaataactcaattggtttatgtataattataattaatatttatatttaaagtttacgTTAAACAATACTCAAGCATGGGATGGATCACATAATAACTTATCTTACCTCAAAAGTTTGCCGACGGTTACTCTTTACACAAAGGTACCTCTATTTAACAAGTAATTTTTCGACTATATTAATTTCAAATCCAGTTACCACCCTTTCTAccctgtttgataaaataaaaataaaacccttCTTCCACTCCAAACAACCTTGGTTTTTTTATCCCCTCTCCTGTTAATTTCTCCCCAAACAGTCAGAGCATACATGAAGAAACCCAAGTGGCACCAATTGTGCATACTATCCTTAAAATTTATGGTGGGgttaaatactaaatttaaaaGGAACAACACGGCTTTCAGGTCGAATAGAATGTTACAGCTTGAGGTTTCATGTCCTCATAAATCTCGTAAAAAATGGCTGCCTTAAAAGGTGGCACTGAACCTGAAGAGACCAATCACTCATCCCTGGTTGGCAAGCAAATCCAACTATTTCAGGTCATATCAGGCCAAGACCAAGGCATGCATGGTCTTGAAAGAGATATAATACATGTCAGGTTGCTGCATCATAGAGCTATCAGCACTGGGGGTATTTACAAGGCCATCTCCAATTTATTGAACAAATGTTGTTCGGATGATCCAGCCAAAACACCTCAAATCAAAACCATAACCAAAGACATCTACCATAAGTTGATGTAAGAACCTTTGGTACACAGCTGATACCCAACCAAAGACAGCTACCACAAGAATGATACCTTTGTAGCTGACGTTCTCCGTCATTTGTCATCAGGATCTTGGcaataaatgatattttcagttacattaatatatttacTACTACTTTCAATTCTATCTATACAAAATTAGTACTGTGAATAAGGCTCCCACCTAGTGAAGTATGGCAAGAATATGTACGAATCCATGCCCCTGCAAATGGAGACGTCTTTTCCAGCACTCGAACCTGTGACTTCAAGGTTACAAGGAAGCAACCTTACTTATCCGCACCTATGTGCAAGGCTCGCTCtcacattttctttcaaattataattcattaaGAAACGGTAAGCCAGACACCAAGAATCTAGGAAAGACACCCGACAATCCATTAAGAGCATTGGGCATCTTATTCTTTCTGCAATTTAATACGAAAAAGTGAATCTATTAGATATTTGAAATTCTCATTGAATGGAACAGGATAAAAGTATGCTCTgcatattataaaagaattattaaaaaactatcAGAATCTGTCTCACCTCCTGGTGAAAGACGACCATCCACATTTATGGATTGCTCAAGTCACTTTGATTGGTCCCTAAGAATATTTAGGCAGTTAGTAATTCATACTGACAAACTCCGCAACTACAAATACTAATGCATGGCATAGTTATCAATTGTATATGTCTGTCCGTTGCGAGAAACTAAAACGCTACCACATAAAATGGCAGACGACATTGCGGACAAATAGCGTAAGCCTGACAGATGAACTataacatacatataaagtacCAAAAAGCTAGTTAAACACAatgaattattaaaacaaataacaagGATCAACATAACAAAATCAGTAAAAAAGTTTGATTTGTATGCATTGTTGGTGTAAAAAATTTACTCCAAAAATTAGAGTGCATTTGTTTCCCAATTTAAAATCTGTTGCACATATTCCAATAAACTATATTTTGAAGATAACAATTGATGGATTCACATTCAAAACGATTACATCTAATACTCAACACTATTATTAGAAGTCACTTTACATATGATTTAAAGTAATTATCACAAAACTCCATAATTTTCTATGATTCGATGACAGTTCAAGACTGGAAAACATTTCCGCTatcaatatatttcaattaacttctagaaaaatatttatgaaataaaattcattaaagtCTCATAACACAAGCATAAGCATAAATTCTCCTAATTACACGATAAATAAAAGTCACGCaactaaaaatatcttaaaagtgTGAATAAATGAAGGCCGATCAAGTAAAAacagaaagagaggaaaaaagatgttgaaaaaaaactgaataataaaagagggaaaaaaaatTGTGGTGACAACagctaaatttaaaatagagaataaaacaaatatagaaGAGATTGTGAAGGAAAAAAGAGcagatggaaaaaaaaatagaatcaaTGACGACAGGATACTCGGTATAAAAAAATTCAGCATACGATAATTACCTGAAAGAGTTAAATCAGGAAGCACTAGATCTGTCATCTTAACCTCTTCTGATAATTTGTTGGCACTCCCCACATCTATGGATCCATTGCTTTTCCTCACCACTTTTGCCCGTCTGAGTTGACAAACACAGTAAAGCTAAAGTTTCACACCAAGtagaataatgatatttgagattatatatataatagaaaaagtgAGTTCAAACCTGATTAACTTGCGCTTCATAATGCCTGCCTTCAGCTTTGATGACACCCCTGTttataaatcaagaaaaatattattcaaattgATCCAGACTCATCATGCAGAGAGgagaaagaatagaaaaataGCAAAGAAAAGGTAACGGCTTGTTTGGTCGTGAAAATATTCTCCATTTGTCTCTTTATGATTTaacaaataactaaataaatttttattgcTTTCCCTTTACTTCCTgttttcaaaagatatttaTAGAGAAACCATGAAAACAGCATTTCATAATGCATATCACTCACCTGGTTTAAGAGCCAAAGAGGTTGAAACAGGCTTACGATTGCCCCTCTCACTTTTAATGAAATCAATGACTGAATCAGCATTCACCCCCAATCCTTTTCTTCCGACTAGTTTAACTCCTAGCTTTTCACAGAGGTAATTCAATCTCATTTCATCACCACCTCTTACCTCTCTTAGGTCAAGAACCTGTTGTCTTGTCAGTAATGTGTAAACATGAAGCTGTTGTTGTTGATTAAAATGTGACTGAAGCTGctgaaaaagtaatttattagAGTGTTGTTGGTCTTGTTTTGCAACTTCATTACATTTCTTTCTAGCCTCACTAAATGTTACCCTCAAGATTGCTGGTGACTTGGGGTCCGTATTCTTATGAGCAAAAATGATAGAAAAGCTCCCAAATTCTATATCAGGTTCTCTAAATAAATCTGCAAGAACAGAAGCACAAGAATGAGCATTTGAAGGGGCCTTGTCAATTTTCACCTTCAGTGTTCGAATATTAGCATGGTGGGCCATATTTGCAGCTTCTCTTAGACCACTTAGGAAAGCCCCGTGCATAGTAGCAGGATAGCGTCTAGTGGTTGCTTCCCCAGCAAAGAAAAGCCTACCATCTCCTACACTTTCTGCTAAAATATCGTAGTCATCACCAGAAGCTCCAACTGCAACATTGGAGTAAGAACCAAAGCAGAAGGGATCACTACCCCATCTAGTACAGACAGTTTGGATTGGCTCAGGAACATTGATTCCTTTTGGTTCATATATACCTGCAGACAGATAGAGCATTTTTCTTCATACATATtcactaaaataaaagtaatcaaATATTAGTAATTGAGGACTAATATGATTTgactaaaaatttaaacttgccCAATGAAAATTAAGTATTTCAGCTGAATTATAATGAGAAAAAGATACAACTtcatttacatatattattaataaaactcaTACCACAAGACATGTTAGGAAACTGAGGAAATCATACAAACTACATGATAATGGATATGCAATTTATTGtcctaaaatttatttttcttcgcTTATTTTGTATGGATATTCTTATCTTATAAATTGCATTAGTCAAAGTATAACGTAGGTAGTAACTTTCATATAAAGCGTACCCTTGAGAATTTGAAGAACCCGTGTGACTGCATCTGTGGGGGGCATGCTCTCAAACTTATGAGCAGCTTCCCCTGCCACTAAAGCAATCAACAGGGGACCACCAGCAACTGTTGCATAactgtaaaacaaaaaaaattcccCACGACGACTTGGATCATCAGAAAGATGTCCAAATGTGTCAAGATCCAGCTCCCAAAACACATGAGGAAAAAGCATGGCAACCTTATTCAGCAGACCAAACCCCAACCTTTTTATCCCATCAAGCTTCCTCTGAGGCAACTCTGGTATAAACTTGATAGATCCTTTCTTCAATACACCTAATGGAACAGTGCACAAAGCCATATCACCCTCAAACACCTGATTCCCTGCAATCACCTGCACTCCATCACCACTGTACCTAATCGTATGCACAGTTTTCTCATACAAAATTGGCACATTCTCTGCCAAAGCCTGAACCAGCTTCCCATTTCCCCCAGGCAAAAAACAATGATCTCCCCCCATATCATAAGGATCATCCTGGTCCCAAAATGCAAGGGAAAGATTTGACAACAACCCCGCATTCGCATACTCCAAATTAGCAAGATGCCAATTGAACAAACTCAACTCCTCATCACTCACCGAGTCCTTAAACACTTGCTGAAACGTCTCGAGTGCCGCTCCAAGAGACACATCCACCGAGACCTCCCCCATCAACTGCCTCAACCTACTCGCTTTGTCGAGCATACGATTAAACGCAGACTCCACCTTCACATCCGTGTCCGGATCAACCGGCCTCCCGTCCACGCAATAAAGGGGACACTTATCCCTCACCTTATGAAGCAACTCACCCAACTGCCTCCCCACAATCCCAAGGGGATTCCCCAACGTACCCGTCAGCACACTACCACCCAAATCTGCAGCAGCACACAGCCTATTCCCTCCCTCCATCTTCTTCGTATAAACACGACCACCGGCGCGCTTCCGCCCTTCCAACACCGTCACCTTGAACCCAAACCGCATAAGCTGCCGAGCCGCAGCCAGCCCGGCGAGCCCGGCGCCGACGATAATCACCGACGGCTTGCTCGCCTCCGACGGAATCTTCTCCTTGATGGGAGAGGCCACTCCGAAATTGATGTAACCATGCGAGACAAGGTAATTATATGCGGAGTCCAAAAGCGCGTGGTAATGTTGCGGAATGTAATCCAGGAAGGTTTTCTTACTCACCCAATTGGACACGTTTTCGCGCCATTTTGCAATGATGTGGTTCCGAATGAGAGTGTAGTTTACCTGCTCGATGCCGCCGATGACCGGCAGCACGGCAGCGTCGATCTCCTCCTCCGTCAGGGAGTCCGCCGGAAAACCGGCGCTGAGGGCGATTAGCGCTTCGGTTTTGGGTTCTTTGTTTATTACGATAATTTCGTCGGAGGCGGGGGCTCGGGAGGAAGAGGAAGACGGAGAGTCGGTGGGCAGGGTGAGAGGAAGGCGAAACGAAGCTGGATTGCGCTGAGAGCGGCCGCGACGGCGCTTCTTGGGGACGGAGAAAGAGAGGTAGTGGCTCAAGGTGGTGGAGTTGGGGTTCTGGAGGAGATTTGGGATTGAATCGGTGGTTGGGTCCAAGAAAACGTTGGGACTTGGGtgagggttagggtttagggtggAGGAAAATTGAGGTGGGAGATCCATTAAACTGTGTCGTTTGGTTTTCGATTACTATGAAATAAGAGCCATTTGGTTTTGGTGAGTTAAGAATCAGCTATCGGAATTTGGAAGCTTTAACGCTTAGCACCCGCTGCCGCTGCCGCTGCCGCCATTCAGAATGTTGCACCGTTcactaatttaatatataaattttaatgaaaatcttaagtaaattttttaaaattaaaagaaattaacgaaataaaaattagaaatgtaattaatttttttataaaaaattgaaccaaaataaattttgtataattattaattttatttattttaaataattattaaaataataatattttttccttttaatttaatattcaatatagtCATAAATTTGGTATGGTTAAATTCtactttttcattctttaacctagttttttaatttatttttttaacttcatcCTAATCAGTATATTGTAgtcatttcattttcttctccatAATTCTTAGATCAGACATAGCAAGAGGCATAGGGAGGTTCTGGAACTTTTAAAAGATGGGATTCAATTCCTTTTAAGTGGCTGAATCTTTCTTTGAGCTCAAATTTTTTTGTTCATAGTATATAGATTGTTTCAATAAATTGACAATTCATCTCATCTAACTGGTTTAGATTGAGTAATATCAAAGTGTACTTCCTGTACagtaaaataaagatttattcTGTGAGGACACAGGAATTACGTTTGAAATCCTTATATTATAGTGATTTAAGAATGAATCTagatttataaataagaatagGCATTAAACGTGATAAAATTAGTAACAGTAAAGAGGAACCGAAGTGGATGTCTTCAGTGATGAAATGTATGACTATTTTTATGATATACATTAAGATATTGTTGGAAATCTGTGACTCAACATGATTGAAGagttaaaatagttaaatacaaatatattctatcctattttttaaaagaattttatgtATGGTTTACTTAAATTAgtttaacatatattttctaaatttattataaattatgtttttttatagtataaatatttatggtttatgtttaataaaaaatatcataatttttattcgTTTGtcttttatactttaaaatcttaaaattgatatcaaaGAATAAAAGTATCTTATACATGTGATATAACCCACAAACACTTATCACCACCAAATATTCACCACACATAAGATGGAATCTAAAACATCTTTTACTACCatttttgtgtttgtatttgATGAACTAAACTATTAAATGTGGGTTGTCAAAATGGAAGCATATCTTGATACTAAGAATGTATGGAAAGCAGTAGAGGACTACAAAGTGTTTCTCTTGCCAAATAATTTTACAGTTGCTCAAATGAAAAGTCACAAAGAAATGAGATTTCAAAAGTCCAAAGCCAAATCAATTTTGTTCACAGTTGTATCTCCGATCATTTTCAACATAATAATGACGATGAAAAAGACACATGAAATCAGTaagtttttgaaggaagagtATGAAGGAAGTGAGAGAATAAAAGGAATGCAAACTTTGAATCTAGTTCGAGAACTTGAGATGCAGAGAATAAAAGATTCAGAGACAATCAAAGATTATGCAGACAAGCTTCTCAGCATTTGCAAATAAAATACATCTTCTTAGCATTGAGATTCCTTATTCTcgaattgtttaaaaaatacttgtaaCAATTTTAGAAAGATATGAAGCCACATTGACTTCCTTAGAGAACTCAAAAGATCTTTCTACTATTACCTTGGCAGAACTTTTGACTGCACTTCAGGCTTCGGAACAAAGAAGACTCATGAGTCAAGAAGGTCAGATTGGAAGGGCTTTGGCAGTTAAATtgctggaaaaaaaaaaggcaagTCAGGAAGTTTCAACCACAAAAATGATAGCAAATCCTCTCATGTTTTTCCATCATATcctttttgtaagaaaaaggaTCATCCACATACGAAGTGTTGGTGAGAGAATGTACAAGCTGTTGTTGAAGAGGGTGAAAAAGAATaactttttgttgtttcttgCTTTGCTACTGCAAGATCAACAGAAAATTGGCTAATTGATAGTGGTTGCACAAACCACATAACTTACGATCAAGAATTATTCAAAGATCTTGATGCAACCTACAACACAAAAGTTAGAATTGGAAACGGAGCAAAAATAGCAGTGAAGGGCTAATTGATAGTGGTTGCACatgtttgaaattaattacCGATGTTCAATACGTTCCTGAAATTGAGCAAAACGTGTTGAGTGTTGGCTAACTTCTAGAGAAAGGCTATAAAGTTCTATTTGAAGATAAAACCTGCATGATTAAAGATTCAGATAATAAAGAATTATTCAGAGTTCAAATGAAAGGCAAGAGCTTTGCCttgaatttaattgattaagagCATATTGTTGTGCACAAGCTTGAAGACAACATGTTGTTGCAAGGGCTACCTGAATTGAAAGAGAAATCACTCGTATACGCTGCTTTGCAATATGGAAAACAAATGAGGTTCCCTTTTCCAAAAGACAAATCTTGGAGAGCAACAAACAAGCAATTAGTACATACAGATGTCGGAGGACCTCAAAAAACCCCATCTCTGAATGACAAGAAAGTAGAGCTAGTGGGTATTAAAGTTGGTAAAGTCAAACTAAACCAAAAATattagaggaagaagagaagtcTAAGACAACTGTTCCCGAAACAGAAACTAAAAATGCAGAGTAATAAGCCATTGAGAAGGTGAAAGACATTGGCAACTCAAAGTTAGACGTTGTTCCTTAAAAAATAGAGAACAACTACAAGTAGATGAGGAAGTTGTAAAAGATTGTAAGGACGTAAAGATTAAGCAAGAAATTGTGATCAAGACTTTCAAAAAGTAAAGGAACTTCAAGGAAGGAAAAACTTAGTGTATATTGTCTTTGAGTTAAAAAAGAGATGGTTAAAATTCTTTTACGTAtgtttaaatgaattaaatcagttaaataaaaatatatttttatccttagtattttataaattgtttagATAATTAACTTAACGTATATTTCTCAAAATTGTTAcaaattctatttttatcttataatataaatatctactGTTtatgttcaataaaaaaaatcagttttcttttcatttttatttttgtctttttgtacTTTAAAATCCTACTTATATTACACAAACCATTAAATATAATGATGGTAACAGATATAATAATGAGAACGACTCTTCAAGAGAATCTAACCTGAGACATTCTACAAGAATTCGTGAACATTTCTTGAAGATTACCATCATCAGCTTCAAATATCTCTTTATGAAGCAACTTCtcaaaaacataagaaaaagtTCGTTACTCACTTAAATATGTATTGTTATACAAGAATTTATGTAAAGAAAGAGGAGTATAAAGAACGAATGACTGATTTTGCAGGCATATTGAATCACTGAAATTGGTTTATTGCTTAGGCATGTGCTAGCCAATATCTTTAAGAGTTTAATTCTTGTATGAAAAATTTTGTTTCTCTCATTATATATTTAACGCACACATACATGTAAATAGGATTACCTCCTTTGTGTAtacattttgttttcaattttaagttttaagtatttttataaattaaaataataactttatcaATCATATCCTTTaagtgattattattttaattttttttttcaatttgattgttttttctctaaaatttaactattttttaaactttaataactattacaataaaaacattatctaagaaaaataaacattaccTACAAtggaattataaaaataatttaatttacttttattattattataatattcataATCTTATTGAGGTCTCTCTCTTTTGcgtatacatttttttctaatgatatccttttaagtattttttaaaattaaaataattattttacaaattttatcatttacgtaacttttttcttttaaatttaagcgtttttttttcaagttgaccgttttttctaaaatttaactaattctttaaaatttcattaactattacaataaaaacattatctaaaaaatatacattacctacgatataattgtaaaaattattcaaatttacttttattactataataataataataaattattattttttactattataaaaaaagtaaacacaTGTGTCAGGACCCTTAAATGCAGCAGATAGTGGGATCCAGGTGTTAGTGAAAGGGTTTttgaaattcagaaagtggaagacatgTGTGCAGAGCTGAGTGACCGATCGGTTTTTTACGGTGgtataaaaatcaaactttcaAAATTCGTGTCACTTTTCTGCATGCACCTCTCCTCCAAAACTTCTTAgttcttcattttctcctccttctctctataatcttcttcttctctctacaaaatcttaCCTATTTCTccttccgatcatcattcaggccgCGCCTGAGTTTTCCTGGTGTCAAGGGCTTCACTTTGCACCGATCAAGTAAATAGTTTGAATTGGTAAGTTCATTCTTCTCTTAGCACGATTGTTTTTCtagcacatgcaaaccaagtttaTGGTTGCATGAGATTATCATTTTCTTCCATAAAATTCTGATAGCCATTTTGGTCTTCTATTTGGTCTAGTTTCGTAATCGGTGAACTCTAAGTGTATAAGATTGGTAGTGGTGAGCCATATCCTACAACCGTGAGCGTTTGGCTgagtttagaggtaagggaagcttgtaatttaattaagattttgatTTCTGGTTGTGGATGGTTGCATGTTCGGATGATGCTATGATT from the Vigna angularis cultivar LongXiaoDou No.4 chromosome 3, ASM1680809v1, whole genome shotgun sequence genome contains:
- the LOC108326228 gene encoding protein FLOWERING LOCUS D isoform X5, producing MDLPPQFSSTLNPNPHPSPNVFLDPTTDSIPNLLQNPNSTTLSHYLSFSVPKKRRRGRSQRNPASFRLPLTLPTDSPSSSSSRAPASDEIIVINKEPKTEALIALSAGFPADSLTEEEIDAAVLPVIGGIEQVNYTLIRNHIIAKWRENVSNWVSKKTFLDYIPQHYHALLDSAYNYLVSHGYINFGVASPIKEKIPSEASKPSVIIVGAGLAGLAAARQLMRFGFKVTVLEGRKRAGGRVYTKKMEGGNRLCAAADLGGSVLTGTLGNPLGIVGRQLGELLHKVRDKCPLYCVDGRPVDPDTDVKVESAFNRMLDKASRLRQLMGEVSVDVSLGAALETFQQVFKDSVSDEELSLFNWHLANLEYANAGLLSNLSLAFWDQDDPYDMGGDHCFLPGGNGKLVQALAENVPILYEKTVHTIRYSGDGVQVIAGNQVFEGDMALCTVPLGVLKKGSIKFIPELPQRKLDGIKRLGFGLLNKVAMLFPHVFWELDLDTFGHLSDDPSRRGEFFLFYSYATVAGGPLLIALVAGEAAHKFESMPPTDAVTRVLQILKGIYEPKGINVPEPIQTVCTRWGSDPFCFGSYSNVAVGASGDDYDILAESVGDGRLFFAGEATTRRYPATMHGAFLSGLREAANMAHHANIRTLKLQSHFNQQQQLHVYTLLTRQQVLDLREVRGGDEMRLNYLCEKLGVKLVGRKGLGVNADSVIDFIKSERGNRKPVSTSLALKPGVSSKLKAGIMKRKLIRRAKVVRKSNGSIDVGSANKLSEEVKMTDLVLPDLTLSGTNQSDLSNP
- the LOC108326228 gene encoding protein FLOWERING LOCUS D isoform X3 encodes the protein MDLPPQFSSTLNPNPHPSPNVFLDPTTDSIPNLLQNPNSTTLSHYLSFSVPKKRRRGRSQRNPASFRLPLTLPTDSPSSSSSRAPASDEIIVINKEPKTEALIALSAGFPADSLTEEEIDAAVLPVIGGIEQVNYTLIRNHIIAKWRENVSNWVSKKTFLDYIPQHYHALLDSAYNYLVSHGYINFGVASPIKEKIPSEASKPSVIIVGAGLAGLAAARQLMRFGFKVTVLEGRKRAGGRVYTKKMEGGNRLCAAADLGGSVLTGTLGNPLGIVGRQLGELLHKVRDKCPLYCVDGRPVDPDTDVKVESAFNRMLDKASRLRQLMGEVSVDVSLGAALETFQQVFKDSVSDEELSLFNWHLANLEYANAGLLSNLSLAFWDQDDPYDMGGDHCFLPGGNGKLVQALAENVPILYEKTVHTIRYSGDGVQVIAGNQVFEGDMALCTVPLGVLKKGSIKFIPELPQRKLDGIKRLGFGLLNKVAMLFPHVFWELDLDTFGHLSDDPSRRGEFFLFYSYATVAGGPLLIALVAGEAAHKFESMPPTDAVTRVLQILKGIYEPKGINVPEPIQTVCTRWGSDPFCFGSYSNVAVGASGDDYDILAESVGDGRLFFAGEATTRRYPATMHGAFLSGLREAANMAHHANIRTLKVKIDKAPSNAHSCASVLADLFREPDIEFGSFSIIFAHKNTDPKSPAILRLQSHFNQQQQLHVYTLLTRQQVLDLREVRGGDEMRLNYLCEKLGVKLVGRKGLGVNADSVIDFIKSERGNRKPVSTSLALKPGVSSKLKAGIMKRKLIRRAKVVRKSNGSIDVGSANKLSEEVKMTDLVLPDLTLSGTNQSDLSNP
- the LOC108326228 gene encoding protein FLOWERING LOCUS D isoform X4 is translated as MDLPPQFSSTLNPNPHPSPNVFLDPTTDSIPNLLQNPNSTTLSHYLSFSVPKKRRRGRSQRNPASFRLPLTLPTDSPSSSSSRAPASDEIIVINKEPKTEALIALSAGFPADSLTEEEIDAAVLPVIGGIEQVNYTLIRNHIIAKWRENVSNWVSKKTFLDYIPQHYHALLDSAYNYLVSHGYINFGVASPIKEKIPSEASKPSVIIVGAGLAGLAAARQLMRFGFKVTVLEGRKRAGGRVYTKKMEGGNRLCAAADLGGSVLTGTLGNPLGIVGRQLGELLHKVRDKCPLYCVDGRPVDPDTDVKVESAFNRMLDKASRLRQLMGEVSVDVSLGAALETFQQVFKDSVSDEELSLFNWHLANLEYANAGLLSNLSLAFWDQDDPYDMGGDHCFLPGGNGKLVQALAENVPILYEKTVHTIRYSGDGVQVIAGNQVFEGDMALCTVPLGVLKKGSIKFIPELPQRKLDGIKRLGFGLLNKVAMLFPHVFWELDLDTFGHLSDDPSRRGEFFLFYSYATVAGGPLLIALVAGEAAHKFESMPPTDAVTRVLQILKGIYEPKGINVPEPIQTVCTRWGSDPFCFGSYSNVAVGASGDDYDILAESVGDGRLFFAGEATTRRYPATMHGAFLSGLREAANMAHHANIRTLKQLQSHFNQQQQLHVYTLLTRQQVLDLREVRGGDEMRLNYLCEKLGVKLVGRKGLGVNADSVIDFIKSERGNRKPVSTSLALKPGVSSKLKAGIMKRKLIRRAKVVRKSNGSIDVGSANKLSEEVKMTDLVLPDLTLSGTNQSDLSNP